One genomic window of Camelina sativa cultivar DH55 chromosome 5, Cs, whole genome shotgun sequence includes the following:
- the LOC104785435 gene encoding proline transporter 1-like, producing MTATEAKNRKTNVGGYDDDLVDIEIPDTAHQISSDSWFQVAFVLTTGINSAYVLGYSGTIMVPLGWIGGVVGLLIATAISLYANTLIAKLHEFGGKRHIRYRDLAGFIYGRKAYHLTWGLQYVNLFMISCGFIILAGSALKAAYVLFRDDHTMKLPHFIAIAGLICAIFAIGIPHLSALGVWLAVSTILSLIYIVVAIVLSVRDGVKTPSRDYEIQGSSFSKIFTITGAAANLVFAFNTGMLPEIQATVRQPVVKNMMKALYFQFTAGVLPMYAVTFIGYWAYGSSTSTYLLNSVNGPLWVKALANVSAILQSVISLHIFASPTYEYMDTKFGIKGNPLAIKNLMFRVMARGGYIAVSTLLSALLPFLGDFMSLTGAVSTFPLTFILANHMYYKAKNNKLNSMQKLWHWLNVVFFSLMSVAAAIAAVRLIAVDSKNFHVFADL from the exons ATGACCGCCACCGAAGCTAAGAATCGCAAAACCAATGTCGGAGGATACGATGATGATCTTGTTGATATCGAAATCCCTGACACTGCTCATCAAATCAGCAGCG ATTCATGGTTTCAGGTGGCGTTCGTTTTGACTACTGGTATAAACAGTGCGTATGTGTTGGGATATTCAGGAACAATCATGGTTCCTTTAGGTTGGATTGGTGGTGTAGTTGGTCTTCTTATTGCTACTGCTATCTCTCTCTATGCAAATACTCTCATTGCCAAGCTTCATGAGTTTGGTGGCAAGAGACACATTCGCTATAGAGACCTTGCTGGTTTCATTTACG GTAGAAAGGCTTATCATCTTACATGGGGATTGCAATATGTCAATCTTTTCATGATCAGTTGTGGATTCATCATACTTGCTGGTTCTGCCTTGAAG GCTGCTTATGTGCTTTTCAGGGATGATCATACCATGAAACTACCTCATTTTATAGCCATTGCTGGTTTGATTTGTGCTATTTTCGCAATTGGGATTCCTCATCTATCAGCTCTTGGAGTCTGGCTTGCAGTTTCAACCATCCTCAGTCTCATCTACATCGTTGTGGCTATCGTGCTATCGGTTAGAGATG GAGTCAAAACACCATCAAGAGACTACGAGATACAAGGATCATCATTCAGCAAAATATTCACCATCACAGGAGCAGCAGCAAATCTTGTTTTCGCATTCAACACCGGGATGCTTCCAGAGATTCAG GCAACAGTGAGGCAACCGGTTGTAAAGAACATGATGAAAGCTCTATACTTTCAATTCACAGCAGGTGTTTTACCTATGTACGCAGTTACATTCATCGGATATTGGGCTTACGGATCCTCAACCTCGACCTATCTGTTAAACAGCGTCAATGGTCCACTTTGGGTCAAAGCCCTTGCTAACGTATCAGCTATCCTTCAATCCGTTATCTCTTTGCAT ATATTTGCGAGTCCAACATATGAGTACATGGACACAAAGTTTGGGATCAAAGGAAACCCATTGGCGATTAAGAACTTGATGTTTAGGGTCATGGCGAGAGGCGGGTACATAGCGGTTAGCACGCTTCTCTCAGCGCTGTTGCCTTTCTTGGGTGACTTCATGAGCCTTACAGGTGCAGTGAGCACATTCCCACTCACATTCATTCTAGCCAACCATATGTACTATAAGGCTAAGAACAATAAACTCAATTCAATGCAAAAGCTATGGCATTGGCTGAACGTTGTCTTCTTCAGTTTGATGTCTGTTGCTGCAGCCATTGCAGCTGTCAGGCTCATCGCTGTTGATTCCAAAAATTTCCACGTTTTTGCAGATTTGTaa